In Sphingobium sp. Z007, one DNA window encodes the following:
- the addA gene encoding double-strand break repair helicase AddA, with amino-acid sequence MAATMAKTRALQKLLGDQARAAAPDAHVWLSASAGTGKTHVLTARVFRLLLQGVRPENILCLTFTKAGAAEMADRIHDRLAAWVQMDGIDLAKDLMALGEDHGPEQQDQARRLFAEVLESTGGGLRIQTIHGFCQQLLTAFPLEADLTPGFRPLDQREQSSLARQTLADMAVRAHDGDDAELIGALQAISLRLGEGGAEQFLLRCAAKGDALNDLPDAIGPWLATELELPEGDIDEWLGEQCSDTLFDMRTLDSIVRANVEWGKGRGLERCDRIAAWRGLDPVGRAATLGDLHRAWSKADGDFLESKGFVPPIDGYGEMARRLYDTCGALIAMKLRADYAALLGQALHAGRAYARDYAQAKRLAGAVDFDDLIARTAALLEQPGIAEWIRYKLDQRIDHILVDEAQDTNAAQWRIVRTLAEEFFATEWEVGQKVRTIFTVGDFKQAIFGFQGTSPANFAAARMLFQRDADQSGHDFFNLSLDQSFRSTPAVLDVVDRTISTLRAERLGMDPGEVRHVSANRHPGEVQLWKPVVAGLSEDVEGEEDWAADQERVLAGKIAQQIKQWIDDGLMLESRGRPVRAGDIMILVRRRSELARLIVARLYEEKVAVAGIDRLRLNAPLAVRDLLAALRFAVQPEDELNLASLLVSPLIGWTQDELMVRLIGRKGALWRHLQQTMDDAALQPLRNLLAVADFTTPYRYLEAILSGPMDGRRRLVERLGTEAADPIEELLNAALAFESDDHPSLQRFIDWFDRGEVEIVRDAAAQGDNLRLLTVHGAKGLQAPIVILADACLDPDAGNRSDSLLWNGLPILAPRKPERQGPIGEVAEAAAQVEREEHWRLLYVALTRAEERLVVAGSLGPRAKGEVKPESWYAAVEGAMISLGTDWEADPLWGGVRRWRGTEHLEPRKAEAEEARAAMPIVQPTWLREPAPAESRPPRPLAPSAPVEDDVPYPPPTQAMRAAAERGRWLHALFERLPDLPADRRRDAADRWLAQQGVTDAAQRHDVIDQAIQVIDAPDFAALFGPDALAEAPIAAVVGEAVIAGTVDRLCIGADRIQLVDFKTGRVAPLTLAEVPTAHIRQMAAYVAALEVIFPDRTIEAGLLYTSAPRLIVLPPPMLAAHKPGYIPAQENLPLLPVETDALPS; translated from the coding sequence ATGGCCGCGACGATGGCTAAGACGCGCGCCCTTCAGAAATTGCTCGGCGATCAGGCGCGCGCCGCCGCGCCCGATGCCCATGTCTGGTTGTCGGCATCGGCCGGCACCGGCAAGACCCATGTGCTGACCGCGCGCGTCTTCCGCCTGCTGTTGCAGGGCGTGCGGCCGGAAAATATCCTGTGCCTCACCTTCACCAAGGCGGGCGCGGCGGAAATGGCCGACCGTATCCACGATCGCCTGGCCGCATGGGTGCAGATGGATGGCATAGATCTGGCCAAGGATCTGATGGCGCTGGGCGAGGATCACGGGCCGGAACAGCAGGATCAGGCCCGCCGGCTCTTTGCCGAAGTGCTGGAATCCACCGGCGGCGGGCTGCGCATCCAAACCATCCATGGCTTTTGCCAGCAATTGCTGACCGCTTTTCCGCTGGAAGCGGACCTGACACCGGGCTTCCGCCCGCTCGACCAGCGCGAGCAATCCAGCCTGGCGCGGCAGACACTGGCCGACATGGCGGTGCGGGCGCATGACGGGGATGATGCAGAGCTGATCGGCGCATTGCAGGCGATCAGCCTGCGGTTGGGCGAAGGTGGAGCGGAACAGTTTTTGTTGCGATGCGCGGCGAAGGGCGACGCGCTGAACGACCTGCCCGACGCGATCGGGCCGTGGCTGGCGACGGAGCTGGAGTTGCCCGAAGGCGACATAGATGAATGGCTTGGCGAGCAATGTTCGGACACGTTGTTCGATATGCGCACGCTGGACAGCATCGTGCGGGCCAATGTGGAATGGGGCAAAGGGCGTGGGCTGGAGCGGTGCGACCGTATCGCTGCCTGGCGTGGGCTGGACCCTGTGGGTCGGGCGGCGACGCTGGGCGATCTGCATCGCGCCTGGAGCAAGGCGGACGGCGATTTTCTGGAGAGCAAGGGCTTCGTCCCGCCGATCGACGGCTATGGCGAGATGGCCAGGCGGCTCTACGATACATGCGGCGCGCTGATCGCGATGAAGCTGCGCGCCGATTATGCCGCACTGCTGGGCCAGGCGCTCCATGCCGGGCGGGCCTATGCGCGCGATTATGCCCAGGCCAAGCGGCTGGCGGGGGCGGTCGATTTCGACGATCTGATCGCCCGCACCGCCGCCTTGCTGGAGCAGCCCGGCATCGCCGAGTGGATACGCTATAAGCTGGACCAGCGGATCGACCATATTTTGGTGGATGAGGCGCAGGACACCAATGCCGCGCAATGGCGGATCGTCCGCACCCTGGCCGAGGAATTTTTCGCAACCGAATGGGAGGTCGGGCAGAAGGTCCGCACCATCTTCACCGTGGGCGATTTCAAGCAGGCTATCTTCGGTTTCCAGGGCACCAGCCCGGCCAATTTCGCCGCCGCGCGCATGCTGTTCCAGCGCGACGCGGACCAATCTGGGCATGATTTCTTCAATCTGTCGCTCGACCAGAGTTTTCGCTCGACGCCCGCCGTGCTGGACGTGGTGGACCGCACCATCTCCACGCTGCGTGCGGAACGACTGGGCATGGACCCCGGCGAGGTGCGCCATGTCAGCGCCAACCGCCATCCCGGCGAAGTGCAATTGTGGAAGCCCGTCGTCGCCGGCCTGTCCGAAGATGTGGAGGGTGAGGAGGATTGGGCCGCCGATCAGGAGCGGGTCCTGGCGGGAAAGATAGCCCAGCAGATCAAGCAGTGGATCGACGATGGGCTGATGCTGGAAAGCCGGGGGCGGCCGGTGCGCGCGGGCGACATCATGATCCTGGTGCGGCGACGCAGCGAACTGGCGCGGCTGATCGTCGCGCGCCTCTATGAGGAAAAGGTGGCGGTCGCCGGGATCGACCGGCTGCGGCTCAATGCGCCGCTGGCGGTACGCGACCTGCTCGCCGCGCTGCGCTTTGCGGTGCAGCCGGAGGATGAGCTGAACCTGGCCTCGCTGCTGGTCTCGCCGCTCATCGGCTGGACCCAGGATGAGTTGATGGTCCGGCTGATCGGTCGCAAGGGTGCGCTGTGGCGGCATCTCCAGCAGACGATGGACGATGCCGCGTTGCAGCCGCTGCGCAATTTGCTGGCGGTGGCGGATTTCACCACCCCCTATCGCTATCTGGAGGCAATATTGTCGGGGCCGATGGACGGACGGCGGCGGCTGGTCGAGCGGCTGGGGACCGAAGCCGCCGATCCGATCGAGGAATTGCTGAATGCCGCGCTCGCCTTCGAAAGCGACGACCATCCCTCGCTGCAGCGCTTCATCGACTGGTTCGACCGGGGCGAAGTGGAGATCGTGCGCGATGCCGCGGCGCAGGGCGACAATCTGCGCCTGCTGACCGTTCATGGCGCCAAGGGGTTGCAAGCGCCGATCGTCATATTGGCGGACGCCTGCCTGGACCCTGATGCGGGCAACCGTTCGGATTCGCTGCTATGGAACGGCCTGCCGATCCTGGCCCCTCGCAAGCCCGAACGGCAGGGACCGATCGGCGAGGTCGCGGAGGCGGCGGCGCAGGTCGAGCGGGAGGAGCATTGGCGGCTGCTCTATGTTGCGTTGACCCGCGCGGAAGAGCGGCTTGTCGTCGCCGGATCGCTTGGCCCCCGCGCCAAGGGGGAGGTGAAACCGGAAAGCTGGTATGCTGCGGTCGAAGGAGCGATGATATCGCTGGGCACGGACTGGGAGGCCGATCCGCTGTGGGGCGGGGTGCGCCGCTGGCGCGGGACCGAGCATCTGGAGCCGCGCAAGGCGGAGGCGGAAGAGGCGCGCGCAGCGATGCCGATCGTCCAGCCAACATGGTTGCGCGAACCGGCCCCCGCCGAATCGCGGCCGCCCCGTCCGCTCGCGCCGTCCGCCCCGGTGGAGGACGACGTGCCCTATCCGCCGCCGACGCAGGCGATGCGCGCCGCGGCCGAACGCGGGCGCTGGCTTCATGCGTTGTTCGAACGGCTGCCCGACCTGCCCGCTGACCGGCGACGCGATGCGGCGGATCGCTGGCTGGCCCAGCAGGGCGTGACCGATGCGGCGCAGCGGCATGACGTCATCGACCAGGCGATCCAGGTGATTGACGCGCCGGACTTCGCCGCATTGTTCGGCCCCGATGCGCTGGCCGAAGCGCCGATCGCGGCGGTGGTGGGGGAGGCGGTGATCGCCGGCACCGTCGATAGGCTCTGCATCGGCGCGGATCGTATCCAGCTGGTCGATTTCAAGACCGGACGTGTCGCGCCGCTGACGCTGGCCGAAGTGCCGACCGCCCATATCCGCCAGATGGCGGCCTATGTCGCGGCGCTGGAAGTGATCTTTCCCGATCGCACGATCGAGGCGGGGCTGCTCTACACCAGCGCGCCGCGCCTGATCGTGCTGCCGCCCCCGATGCTGGCGGCGCACAAGCCCGGCTATATACCCGCGCAGGAGAATTTGCCGCTCCTGCCCGTTGAGACGGATGCGCTGCCGTCCTAG
- the trxA gene encoding thioredoxin, which translates to MATKAVTDLSFKADVIDSDKPVLVDFWAEWCGPCKMIGPALEEISEELGDRVSIVKVNIDENPDAPGQYGVRGIPTMILFKNGEAAATKVGAAPKSALKGWIESVL; encoded by the coding sequence ATGGCCACCAAGGCAGTTACCGACCTCAGCTTCAAGGCCGATGTCATCGATTCCGATAAGCCCGTTCTCGTAGATTTCTGGGCCGAATGGTGCGGTCCGTGCAAGATGATCGGCCCGGCGCTGGAGGAAATTTCCGAGGAACTGGGCGACCGCGTGTCGATCGTGAAGGTCAACATCGACGAAAATCCCGATGCGCCGGGCCAATATGGCGTGCGCGGCATCCCGACGATGATCCTGTTCAAAAATGGCGAAGCGGCCGCGACCAAGGTCGGCGCGGCACCCAAGAGCGCGCTCAAGGGCTGGATCGAAAGCGTTCTCTGA
- a CDS encoding glutathione S-transferase family protein has protein sequence MLTIWGRLNSHNVKKVVWFADEIGLSYVRHDVGGPYGMSADYLAKNPNALIPTIEDDDVVLWESNAILRYLATRHAPTLWPANPAERAQGDKWMDWQFAFADAQRDAFLQLVRRSPEQRDGQLLAMSAAASGAAMKILDRTLAVQPWLSGVAFGVADVPMGVYAHSFFTLDMERPDVPHVRAWYDRLRARPAYAQSVMIPLT, from the coding sequence ATGCTGACGATCTGGGGCCGGTTGAATTCGCATAATGTGAAGAAGGTCGTCTGGTTCGCGGATGAGATCGGCCTGTCCTATGTCCGCCATGACGTCGGCGGTCCCTATGGCATGAGCGCGGACTATCTGGCGAAGAACCCCAATGCGCTGATCCCCACGATCGAGGATGACGACGTCGTGCTGTGGGAATCGAACGCTATCCTGCGCTATCTTGCGACGCGCCATGCCCCTACCTTGTGGCCCGCCAATCCGGCGGAGCGGGCGCAGGGCGACAAGTGGATGGACTGGCAATTCGCCTTCGCCGATGCGCAGCGGGACGCCTTCCTGCAACTGGTGCGACGCTCGCCCGAACAGCGAGATGGACAGTTGTTGGCGATGTCCGCAGCGGCGTCTGGCGCGGCTATGAAAATCCTGGACCGGACGCTCGCCGTCCAGCCATGGCTTTCAGGTGTCGCTTTCGGTGTCGCGGATGTACCGATGGGCGTCTATGCCCATAGTTTCTTCACGCTCGACATGGAGCGGCCCGATGTGCCGCATGTGCGCGCCTGGTACGACCGGCTGCGCGCCCGCCCGGCCTATGCCCAGTCGGTGATGATCCCGCTGACATGA
- a CDS encoding inositol monophosphatase family protein, with product MLALHDPVVALMQAVGRDIVMPRYQNLASDEISEKAANDFVTIADKESEIRLAEGLAAILPDAGIIGEEACAADPAILDRAGEGLNWIIDPIDGTGNFAAGKAPFGIIIALADGGTTLAGWILDPLTGRLCHAMLGGGSHVDGERVQARETGGALPIAALATFFMSAEERADIERRSQASFTLVDIPRCAAEQYPRLVLGQNDVSVFARTLPWDHAAGTLFVNEAGGCCQRTDGTPYVVGDLRRGLMGASSPRLWDRAAAMLFG from the coding sequence ATGCTCGCACTGCACGATCCCGTCGTCGCGTTGATGCAGGCTGTGGGACGCGACATCGTCATGCCGCGCTATCAGAATCTGGCCAGCGACGAGATTAGCGAAAAGGCGGCGAATGATTTCGTCACCATCGCCGACAAGGAGAGCGAGATCCGGCTGGCCGAAGGCTTGGCCGCCATCCTGCCAGACGCGGGGATCATCGGCGAGGAAGCCTGCGCCGCCGACCCCGCCATCCTCGACCGGGCGGGCGAAGGGCTCAACTGGATCATCGACCCGATCGACGGCACCGGCAATTTCGCCGCGGGTAAGGCTCCCTTTGGTATCATCATTGCGCTCGCCGATGGTGGCACGACGCTGGCCGGCTGGATACTCGACCCGCTGACCGGGCGGCTGTGCCACGCGATGCTGGGCGGCGGCAGTCATGTCGATGGCGAACGGGTGCAGGCGCGCGAAACCGGCGGCGCGCTGCCGATCGCGGCGCTGGCGACCTTCTTCATGTCGGCGGAGGAACGCGCCGACATAGAGCGCCGGTCGCAGGCCAGCTTTACGCTGGTGGACATTCCCCGTTGCGCCGCGGAGCAATATCCCCGGCTGGTGCTGGGGCAGAATGACGTGTCGGTGTTCGCGCGTACGTTGCCCTGGGATCATGCGGCAGGCACGCTGTTCGTCAATGAAGCGGGCGGCTGCTGCCAGCGCACCGATGGGACACCCTATGTCGTGGGCGACCTGCGGCGCGGGCTGATGGGCGCGTCATCGCCCCGGTTGTGGGACAGGGCGGCGGCGATGCTGTTTGGATGA
- the argJ gene encoding bifunctional glutamate N-acetyltransferase/amino-acid acetyltransferase ArgJ produces MTDRSPLAPAAFPVLPSIAGVTLRTARAGYKAWDRCDLTYVELDAGTAVAGVTTQSKCPSPEVEWCRDAIPLGSARALVVNAGNANAFTGHRGRAAVEAIAAKVANHLACLPSDIFVSSTGVIGVPLPIDKAEAGLEAAFTAAPCGWEEAATTIGTTDTYPKGAHVSAIIGDTRVELVGIIKGSGMIAPDMATMLGYIFTDAAIDPALLQQMLSAANRKSFSCITVDSDTSTSDTVLAFATGKAGNAPITSMDDAGADAFHAALHDLCRQLAHLVVRDGEGATKFIDILVEGAESDASAHRIALSIANSPLVKTAIAGEDANWGRIVMAVGKAGEPAERDKLSIRFGATQVATGGLAVEGYDEAPVAAHLKGQDIQIGVDLGLGEGRAQVWTCDLTHGYISINADYRS; encoded by the coding sequence ATGACCGACCGCTCCCCCCTCGCCCCCGCCGCCTTCCCTGTCCTGCCGTCGATTGCAGGCGTCACGCTGCGCACGGCCCGCGCCGGATATAAGGCCTGGGACCGCTGCGACCTCACCTATGTCGAGCTGGACGCGGGCACCGCCGTCGCGGGCGTCACGACCCAGAGCAAATGCCCCTCGCCCGAAGTCGAATGGTGCCGCGACGCCATCCCGCTCGGTTCGGCGCGCGCATTGGTGGTCAACGCCGGCAACGCCAACGCCTTCACCGGCCATCGCGGTCGCGCGGCGGTGGAGGCGATCGCGGCCAAGGTCGCCAATCATCTGGCTTGCCTGCCATCGGACATCTTCGTCTCCTCGACCGGCGTGATCGGCGTGCCTTTGCCGATCGACAAGGCCGAAGCGGGCCTCGAAGCCGCCTTCACCGCCGCGCCTTGCGGTTGGGAAGAGGCCGCGACCACGATCGGCACGACCGACACCTATCCCAAGGGCGCGCATGTGTCGGCGATTATCGGCGACACGCGGGTCGAACTGGTCGGCATTATCAAGGGGTCGGGCATGATCGCGCCGGACATGGCGACGATGCTGGGCTATATTTTCACCGATGCCGCGATCGACCCGGCGCTGTTGCAACAGATGCTGTCGGCGGCGAACCGCAAGAGCTTCTCCTGCATTACGGTCGATAGCGACACGTCCACCAGCGACACCGTGCTGGCCTTTGCCACCGGCAAGGCGGGTAACGCGCCGATCACCAGCATGGACGATGCCGGGGCGGACGCCTTCCACGCAGCGCTGCATGACCTTTGCCGCCAACTCGCCCATCTGGTGGTGCGCGACGGCGAAGGCGCGACCAAGTTCATCGACATCCTGGTCGAGGGCGCGGAAAGCGACGCCAGCGCGCATCGCATCGCCCTTTCCATCGCCAATTCGCCGCTGGTGAAGACCGCCATTGCGGGCGAGGATGCCAATTGGGGCCGGATCGTCATGGCCGTGGGCAAGGCGGGCGAACCCGCCGAGCGCGACAAGCTGTCGATCCGCTTCGGCGCGACGCAGGTGGCGACCGGCGGCCTGGCTGTCGAGGGCTATGACGAAGCGCCGGTGGCCGCGCATCTTAAAGGGCAGGACATCCAAATCGGCGTCGATCTGGGCCTGGGCGAAGGCCGGGCGCAGGTCTGGACCTGCGACCTGACGCACGGTTACATCTCGATCAACGCCGATTACCGCAGCTAA
- a CDS encoding glycosyltransferase family 39 protein, whose amino-acid sequence MYRSIVLATARSRALPVAILAAMALILWFGLTAIATPFDHDESQYVAGAYFSSRLLIFRDFLYLQPPLHSWTFAPLAWLFPDHMVVAMRLATAVTALGTLATLWAGQRIAGISRDSAAIATLLVGATAAFQFTGAVVRNDMLPTLLSSMALLVSLLALRHCGRRYWFAAGSLFGLAIATKLNFAPLGLMTGLFVISAGGRCGLRAACGLAAGAIAGMTPMLLAWALDPDAFFYGVLTYGATAPHAWYAANGAFDELATIEKLTDLLKYLWKGPALAALLLLSANWIITRRRVRSPGRRLAIWMTAGALIGAAMPTPSQVQYVMPLLPPLALALGYLVDDARRWPFAQRQALLGLLCLAAVPGMLPATRHVVAMLRSGSPVLEADAAARWAGITVRARGRGDDVVTLSPHMILGSGLHLDPRFAPGPFAWRTGWTMGPVLARQVHAMIPATLGDMDRDPPAAILTGYEAGTRKLPLRPDDALVAYARQRGYRMVAMPDGVGRLYVQPPAAVTSRKD is encoded by the coding sequence GTGTATCGTTCAATCGTCCTGGCGACGGCGCGCAGCCGCGCTCTGCCGGTCGCTATTCTGGCGGCGATGGCGCTGATCCTCTGGTTCGGCCTGACAGCGATCGCGACTCCGTTCGATCATGACGAAAGCCAATATGTCGCCGGCGCCTATTTCAGCAGCCGCCTGCTGATCTTCCGCGATTTCCTCTATCTCCAACCGCCGCTGCACAGCTGGACCTTCGCGCCGCTCGCTTGGCTATTCCCCGATCATATGGTGGTGGCGATGCGGCTGGCCACGGCCGTCACCGCCCTTGGCACCTTGGCGACGCTATGGGCAGGGCAGCGGATCGCCGGCATTTCGCGCGACAGCGCCGCCATCGCGACCTTGCTCGTCGGCGCGACTGCCGCCTTTCAGTTTACCGGCGCGGTGGTGCGCAACGACATGCTGCCGACTTTGCTGTCGTCCATGGCGCTGCTCGTCAGCCTGCTAGCGCTACGCCATTGCGGGCGTCGCTATTGGTTCGCGGCCGGATCGCTGTTCGGCCTTGCCATCGCGACGAAGCTTAATTTCGCGCCGCTGGGGCTGATGACCGGCCTCTTCGTCATCAGCGCGGGCGGCCGCTGCGGCCTGCGCGCCGCCTGCGGGCTGGCGGCGGGCGCGATAGCCGGCATGACGCCGATGCTGCTCGCCTGGGCACTGGACCCCGACGCTTTCTTCTACGGCGTGCTGACCTACGGCGCGACCGCGCCCCACGCCTGGTATGCGGCCAATGGCGCGTTCGATGAACTGGCGACAATCGAAAAGCTGACCGACCTGCTCAAATATCTGTGGAAGGGACCGGCGCTCGCCGCCTTGCTCCTGTTATCGGCCAATTGGATCATTACCCGCCGGCGGGTGCGTTCGCCCGGACGGCGACTGGCGATCTGGATGACGGCCGGGGCGCTGATCGGCGCGGCGATGCCCACGCCATCGCAGGTCCAATATGTCATGCCCCTGCTACCGCCGTTGGCGCTGGCGCTCGGCTATCTGGTGGACGATGCGCGGCGCTGGCCCTTTGCGCAGCGGCAGGCCTTGCTCGGCCTGCTCTGCCTCGCCGCCGTTCCCGGCATGTTGCCCGCCACCCGGCATGTGGTGGCGATGCTGCGAAGCGGATCGCCGGTGCTGGAGGCGGACGCCGCCGCGCGCTGGGCCGGGATCACCGTGCGCGCACGGGGCCGGGGCGACGATGTCGTCACCCTCTCGCCCCATATGATCCTGGGCAGCGGCCTTCATCTCGACCCGCGTTTCGCGCCCGGCCCCTTCGCCTGGCGCACCGGCTGGACGATGGGTCCGGTGCTCGCGCGGCAGGTCCACGCCATGATCCCTGCGACTCTGGGCGACATGGACCGCGATCCGCCCGCCGCCATCTTGACCGGCTATGAAGCCGGCACCCGCAAATTGCCGCTCCGCCCCGACGACGCGCTGGTCGCCTATGCCCGCCAGCGGGGTTATCGGATGGTGGCAATGCCCGATGGGGTGGGTCGCTTATATGTGCAGCCGCCTGCCGCGGTCACGTCGCGGAAAGATTGA
- the secA gene encoding preprotein translocase subunit SecA, whose product MFGALAKSIFGSSNERYVKSLGKIVDQIAAFEPTMQAMSDEELVDQTAKFRARLANGETLDDLLPEAFATVREAGVRVLGMRHFDVQMVGGIVLHRGEIAEMRTGEGKTLVATLATYLNALEGKGVHVVTVNDYLASRDCEWMGQVYRFLGLTTGVIVPNISEDQRREAYAADITYATNNELGFDYLRDNMKYDRSSMVQRPFNYAIVDEVDSILIDEARTPLIISGPTDDKSELYVAVDAIVKQLVDEDYEKDEKQRTVTLTEDGTEKIERLLETAGLLQGSNLYDFENTQVVHHVNQALRAVVMFRRDIDYIVKDGKVVIIDEFTGRMMDGRRWSDGLHQAVEAKEGVQIEPENQTLASVTFQNYFRMYPKISGMTGTASTEATEFYEIYKMNVVTIPTNKPVQRIDEQDSFYKNIEDKFRGIAKTIKEHAEKGQPVLVGTVSIEKSEMLSEFLNQEGVPHAVLNARFHESEAHIVAQAGRKGVVTIATNMAGRGTDIQLGGNLELRVEDELRDLPEGPDRDAEIERIRAEIAAEKAEVLAAGGLFVLATERHESRRIDNQLRGRSGRQGDPGLSRFYLSLDDDLMRIFGPDTMFAKMIRSNLEDGEALPPSKWLSKAIETAQRKVEARNYDIRKQVVEYDDVMNDQRKVIYEQRADIMDADTVDDVVADMRHETVNDLVGASCPPGTYPEQWDMERLKARTADILGLEPDFDAWLAEDAVDPELIEERLSALADEAVAEKVKEVDASDWHMIEKSILLQSLDHHWKEHLSTLDALRQVVHLRAYAQKTPINEYKQEAFALFERMLENIREDVTGSIARVQFRMDEAPMPQFDLPVLPDFITTHIDPFSGEDNSADIDGGSFGGLTTTIPRAPVAAAGEFANLDISRNAPCPCGSGEKYKHCHGALA is encoded by the coding sequence ATGTTCGGCGCACTCGCCAAGTCCATCTTCGGATCGTCCAACGAACGCTATGTGAAGTCGCTGGGCAAGATCGTCGATCAGATCGCCGCCTTCGAACCGACGATGCAGGCCATGAGCGACGAGGAACTGGTGGACCAGACCGCGAAATTCCGGGCGCGGTTGGCCAATGGCGAGACGCTCGACGACTTGCTGCCCGAAGCCTTCGCCACGGTGCGCGAAGCGGGCGTGCGCGTGCTGGGGATGCGGCATTTCGACGTGCAGATGGTCGGCGGCATCGTCCTGCATCGCGGCGAAATCGCCGAAATGCGGACGGGCGAGGGCAAGACGCTGGTCGCGACGCTCGCCACCTATCTGAACGCGCTGGAGGGCAAGGGCGTTCACGTCGTGACAGTGAACGACTATCTGGCCAGCCGCGACTGCGAATGGATGGGCCAGGTCTATCGCTTCCTGGGGCTGACCACCGGCGTCATCGTGCCGAACATCAGCGAGGACCAGCGGCGCGAAGCCTATGCCGCCGACATCACCTACGCGACGAACAACGAACTGGGCTTCGACTATCTGCGCGACAATATGAAATATGATCGCAGCTCGATGGTCCAGCGGCCGTTCAACTATGCGATCGTCGATGAGGTCGATTCGATCCTGATCGACGAGGCGCGGACGCCGCTTATCATTTCCGGCCCGACCGACGACAAGTCGGAGCTGTATGTGGCGGTCGATGCGATCGTGAAGCAGCTGGTCGATGAAGATTATGAGAAGGACGAAAAGCAGCGCACCGTCACGTTGACCGAGGACGGCACCGAGAAGATCGAGCGCCTGCTGGAAACCGCCGGGCTGTTACAGGGCAGCAACCTGTATGATTTCGAAAATACCCAAGTCGTCCATCATGTGAACCAGGCGCTGCGCGCGGTCGTGATGTTCCGCCGCGACATCGATTATATCGTGAAGGACGGCAAGGTCGTCATCATCGACGAATTTACCGGCCGCATGATGGATGGCCGTCGCTGGTCCGATGGCCTGCATCAGGCGGTGGAAGCCAAGGAGGGCGTCCAGATCGAGCCGGAGAACCAGACTCTCGCCTCGGTCACCTTCCAGAATTATTTCCGCATGTACCCCAAGATTTCGGGCATGACCGGCACCGCATCGACCGAGGCGACCGAATTCTACGAAATCTACAAGATGAACGTCGTCACCATCCCGACCAACAAGCCGGTGCAGCGGATCGACGAGCAAGACAGTTTCTACAAGAATATCGAGGATAAGTTCCGCGGCATCGCCAAGACGATCAAGGAACATGCGGAGAAGGGCCAGCCCGTGCTGGTCGGCACCGTGTCGATCGAAAAGTCCGAAATGCTGTCCGAATTCCTCAATCAGGAAGGCGTGCCGCACGCCGTCCTCAACGCCCGTTTCCATGAGAGCGAAGCGCATATCGTGGCGCAGGCAGGCCGCAAGGGCGTGGTGACGATCGCCACCAACATGGCGGGTCGCGGCACCGACATCCAGTTGGGCGGCAATCTGGAACTGCGGGTCGAGGACGAATTGCGCGATCTCCCTGAAGGACCGGACCGCGATGCCGAGATCGAGCGTATCCGCGCCGAAATCGCCGCCGAAAAGGCTGAAGTGCTGGCCGCCGGCGGCCTCTTCGTGCTGGCGACCGAGCGCCATGAAAGCCGCCGCATCGACAACCAGTTGCGCGGCCGTTCGGGCCGTCAGGGTGATCCGGGCCTCTCGCGCTTCTACCTCAGCCTTGACGATGATCTGATGCGCATCTTTGGCCCGGACACGATGTTCGCCAAGATGATCCGGTCCAACCTGGAAGATGGCGAGGCATTGCCACCCTCCAAATGGCTGAGCAAGGCGATCGAGACGGCGCAGCGCAAAGTCGAGGCCCGCAACTACGATATCCGCAAGCAGGTCGTCGAATATGACGACGTCATGAACGACCAGCGCAAGGTGATTTACGAGCAGCGTGCCGACATCATGGACGCTGACACGGTGGACGATGTGGTCGCCGACATGCGCCATGAAACGGTGAACGATCTGGTCGGCGCATCCTGCCCGCCCGGCACCTATCCCGAACAGTGGGACATGGAGCGGCTGAAGGCCCGCACCGCCGACATATTGGGGCTGGAGCCGGACTTCGACGCCTGGCTGGCCGAGGATGCGGTCGATCCCGAATTGATCGAGGAACGGCTGTCTGCGCTGGCCGACGAAGCGGTGGCGGAGAAGGTGAAGGAGGTGGATGCGTCCGACTGGCACATGATCGAAAAGTCGATCCTGCTCCAGAGCCTGGACCATCATTGGAAGGAGCATCTTTCGACGCTCGACGCGCTGCGCCAGGTGGTGCATCTGCGCGCCTATGCGCAGAAGACGCCGATCAACGAATATAAGCAGGAAGCCTTCGCCCTGTTCGAGCGGATGCTGGAGAATATCCGCGAGGATGTGACCGGCTCCATCGCGCGGGTGCAGTTCCGCATGGACGAAGCGCCGATGCCCCAATTCGACCTGCCGGTGCTGCCCGACTTCATCACGACGCATATCGATCCGTTTTCGGGCGAGGATAATAGCGCCGACATTGACGGCGGCAGCTTTGGCGGACTGACCACCACGATCCCGCGCGCACCGGTGGCCGCAGCCGGCGAATTCGCCAACCTCGACATCAGCCGCAATGCGCCTTGCCCCTGTGGTTCGGGTGAAAAATACAAGCACTGCCACGGCGCGCTGGCCTGA